The DNA sequence CAGGGAGCATTtgctttaaaaggtttttacCATAACTACACCTCTAAGGCGTGTCTCTGCTCGTATCCAGACTGGCCTCTAAGAGGAGCTCTTCCAGGTCCTGTCCGCAGCTCAGCTCCGCGGTCACGCTCActgcaaaaacacagaaaacatgaGCATAAAAGGACCGGCTCTGAAGAATTAGCCACGATAATCCTCATCGTTCAGATAATCCTGCTGGAACTCACTGTGCTCCATGACGCAGCAGGCAGCTTTTGGTGCCTCCGGCTCCAGCAGGTGAAAGGCGAACTCTGGCTTGAGGCCGTTGGGCAGGGCGACAGTCTGGGCACTAATACACTCCGCCTCCTCCGTGGAGCTTTCGTCAGGAGAATCGGTCGAATCCTCCGTCCCTGTGGATGCGATGCGGCCTTGCTCCTCTGGGGGACCCTCTATGACAGGCTGCGAGGGAGCAGATGATGGCTCCTCCTCACCGGACGAGACCTGTTCCAGCGGAACCGACGTGTATGTTTCAGACTTGACCGGCTGACCCGTTTGGGGATTCTCCCTGTGTGGCTCTGGAGTCTGTTTCTCCTTCTGGGAGTTCTCTGGAGCTGGCAGCTCTGTTTTAGGGTCAGTGGGCTTTTTTGGGAGTTCACTGTTTGTTATTGGCTGTTTCTTATCAGCATCTATTAAGTGCTCAACCCGAGAGAGCGGGACATTATTCTCTGGACGCTCCTCACTGAGAGGCTTCCTCATGTCTCCTGGTGCTGAAGTCTGCTGGCTTGGAGTCTGTTGATCTTTTTCGGTCAGTACCTCTGCTGTCTCCTCAGTAGCCACAACTCTCTGGTGCTGCTCCGGCTGAACGGCGGCCTGTAGTAACGCCTGAGCGTCTTCCTGCTGTGGAGCTTGTGATCTAGACACAGGTTCTATTAGCGGTGTCTGTTCAGGCGGAGATGGCTTCGCTGCTGTGGCCTCAGACGGAGCTTGTGAAGATTCCAAGGTGCTGTTTTCTGTACTTGAACGTTTCTGCTTGGAAAAGGATTCAGAAGGTGCTTTAGTATCGGCTGGCTTGGCTGCTGCAGCTTTGCTCTCTGGCGCCCTCTCCTGGAGACTTTTGGCCAGGGCAATGAGCGGCTGCTGCTGTTCTGGTGGGCTCTCCACACGAGTTACCATGAAGATCTTGTGGCCCCTCCCGGGACTTGACACGGAGATGCATCGGCCAGGGGAAGGAGGGGCACCTGAAGGCATGCTGGCTTCTGTCACCATGATGCTCGAGACCACGGCTGGACTCTCAGATGAAGTAGGGGTGGGGCTGGGGATGGGGCTGGGGCTCGAGGTCAGGACAGTCTGTGAAGCACTGACTGCTACAGTTACCACTGACGCGGGGGGTGGGGTTTGTTTCAGGGGTAATGTCGGCACCGGGGGATTTACCACTTCGACatcatcctcatcttcatcatcgtcatcaGTATCGGAATCAGAATCATCCTGGGTGAGGGGATAGAGGTAGTCAGGTTTTACACTATTTTAGGACTAATACCTTTACCTGTACTGATTAATATACACActtgatgccatagaagaaccactttcggttCTATAAAGAATCGGAACCACTGACATACCATGAAGCATCAACACCATCCAGCTTTGCACTCATTTATAACTGGTTCCTGTTCAGAACTGGCTATCAGAAGACGGCTGTACCTGCGTGACGGGTGCTTGACCTTCATCCTCTTGGCTTTTGGCTGGCTTCTCACCGTCCTCCTCATCTTGGTTTATCTCTTGTGCAAGTTTCTCTCCCTCTACCTGATCTCCGGGCGTGGCGGagtcttcctcctcttcttccggAGGAGGCTCCTCAGTGGCAATTTCTGCCATGGATGCCGACTGCCTCATCTGCTGCTGCGACTCCTCTTTTTCTTTGGCCAGGACGAAGTTCCGCTTGCAGCCGTTCTGGATCTCAGCCAGGAGGGCGCGCTGTGTCTCAATAAAGCTTTTCACCTGAGAGGAACGGAGGAGGAAAGGCCGAGACaacgagagagagcgagagagagcgagagagagcgtgagggaaaacctcagcagaaactctgtgcagagtgtgtttattCATGTTACCCCAAGTAAACAAGTACAGAGGTAAGCTGAGAAGTCAGAGGTTTGCGTGTTCAGCCAAGCTTTGTGTATCCACActacacggacaaaagtattgggacacctacagggtttttaaaacatttaggaCATTCCATTCTAAAtacataggcattaatatgctGTGCCTTCTTTGCAGCTTTGCAGTTATTGCCTATTCAACAGGAAGATGGATAAAGGCCTGACCTTCTTTAAGGTACGATCACATAAAAGCCGGGTGGGTAAAGTACACCTTTCACGGAGGACGGCTTCAGTAACTACACTCAGAAGGCAAGTTGCACGGGTCGAGCGTTCTGCTACACCCTGAGGAGAAGCCCAGCTAGATCCCCGGGATTTCTGTCATTGTGTGGACCAAGCTTGAAGGTTCGTACATGTTTGGCTGTAGAATCCCTATTCTCCCTATGTGCGCCATTATGTTGTGTATCTATAGATGGGCTGGAAACTCTCTTACAGATATCTGAACCTCaagatctgtgaaatcacaacTGCAGTTCAgagtaaaaagctaaaaaagctGTATGAAGATGATGTGCCATCCTCCTCTTGTTTAGTCTTACTGTCTCTTTCTTGGGCTCTCGATCCAGGTCGAGACGGAGCAGTGAGGTGTTGACCTTCAGTGCGAGCGAGAGCGCCATCAGCCCCCCAGTCTTGATCTCGTTCTCCCGAAGGTCAAGGCGCAACAGCCTTGGGCTCTCAGCAATAAACTCGGCCACAGCCACGGCCCCTGGAACATGAGGGCACAGACTCAGCACACAGCAGGATTTTACAATATGGATGAAATTGTATCACTGACATTTTACTGAGTGTCTACTGTCTTTAAATAGGTGCACACTGCAATCACAGCATGTATCATGGCAAAACCTCAGATCTGCACCTCTGCTGTTCACATAATGTgattctggcagttgttttacaAATTGTGTCAAAAGTAGATGAATCTGATTaataggccaatagaaatgctccaaaatgacctggaacatagatatgacacacacacacacacacacacatgtatgtaaaactgctttatatatatatatatataaaagcaggTTTTCGCATGAAAAGCAGGTTTtcgcatgacagtgatgatgtatACACCTTTTCTACACCTCCCTACATGTGGTTTAAGTTTTACCTTCACAGGCGAGCTTGGTGGAGGCCAGGCCCAGTCGGAGGACGGAGCGGTTGGCTATCAGTCCGTCCTTCAGCTTATGTACTCCTTCATTGCCAATCACGTTATGACCAAGGTTCAGAGTCTCCAAACTCTGGGTACatggctagagagagagagaaaatgagagacaggcagacacaaatataaatacattagaCAGGACATCTGGACGCTCTGACCAacatatttattaattcatgaaaaaacaactgaaaactaagagacaggaaagcaggGGAGCTTGTAAACAGAGCTTGTGCTTTGttgtaaaagagaaagagagagagaggaatgaatGAGAAACCTGATCAGAAGAAAGACAaccaaacaaaagacaaaatcTAAACAACCCATCAAAATAAGACACAGCGGCTGATCCTTTCTGTGTGATGCAACACCCATTCAACCCATTCTACACATGTAGCTTCAGTATCGCTGTAGTTAAACTAGTGTTACTCCACTGTTATCTCACATGGTCCAGACCGCCACTCCTCTTCAGAGCATTAGTTAGCAAAATATATAGGTTCATTAGTTTGGATTACTTTAAAAACACTTCAAAAGGAGGagcttatttatatattgtatatgtacacacacacacactctaaatggacaaaagtattgggactgcttgtttattgtttcttctgaagtcaagactattattataaaaaaccctgcttttgttggagtaactgtccaaggaagaaggctttctactagattttggaggagcattgctgtgaggatttgattgcattcagtaacaagagccttggtgaggtcaggatgttggaggatgattatgatgatgatgatgatgatgatgatcaccaactcTCCAACCCATTCAAAAGTACAGAATACCACCATcgcagctcttccactgctgcacagctcaatgctggggggctttatacccctctagcccacgcctggcattaggcagcatgatgccagcaggttcatgtttagcaTTGTTTGATTCTGCACTCAGCTTTGAGGCTCAGTATATTGCCCGTCTCCAGCCTTTACTTAATACTAGCGATGCAACAACCCTGATTCATTCCTCTATACTGGTTTCCAAGCTTCAGGACATTCAAAACCCAGCAGGACGTGTCACTCCTATTCTCAAAAGCCTTTCAGGGTCTGGCCCATACTCATCTTAGAGAGCTACTCCATCCCTACTGTACCTCTCGTACCCTCAGGTCCTCAGACAGCAGCTTTCTCACTGCCCACTACACTCTCCACCATCACAGCAGATCCTTCAGTGGTGTGGAAGCAAAACCTCTAAAATTCCCTACCCCAATCTCTTCAGGACTGTACTACTGTCTCGCACCTGTAGACCTTCCTCTCTaatcaatacttttgtcaatcaTAGTTGAGTGTTTTTCATTCTCTCTGGTTGTTTCTGATATAaggaattataattatatatttgtgACGCGAACATGAGAATATAAaatgctatatatatgtatataaaaactaaataagaAACTACCCTACAttctcagtttctctggttttactagttataggcagtgtgttttaaggaaattaacatttgtgttgtattttataaatcatggacaacatttcccctaaattccaaataaaaatatttactatttagagcatttatttctTTGCAGAAAttacaactgctcaaataatgcagagaaatgatgatgataattataatgtaaagaagttattattcagatttaaacacagtactaacaTCTGAACTTTAAGAGCATTcagaatcactatggtgaaataataacctcgacggccaatcagagccctcatgtctcggccggctctccactagtctttcacattgctgttgggactttatacCATTCATAGTCTGAAAATTCAGcgaactattattattattatcattccttttctttttattatgtttatctgctccagatagtcatATTCTACTGCctatacatctctacagggaattaaagtagctgaatgcattcaaaaggaggggtgtccacaaacatttggacatacagtgtgtgcCTGAACAGCAAGCAGCGCAAGTGAGCGGCAACGACGATCACGAAACGGCAAAATATGTCAAATAGAGCCTTGTTGATCATAATGGGAgaattttaaggtggagcaTCAGTGCGTCACTCTGCACTCTGATAAAGCTGCTGTTTATCAAAGGCAGTTAAACTATGCAAAACTAATAATGAGAAGCTGTGTGACTCACTGTAATATTTATAATGATATTGATCATGATGACGCAGTTCAGGAACATTTCAGTCAGAAATACCATCTTTTTTTCTATCACCAATATTACATTGGATATGCACTGAGGTTAAGGCACACGCCTCCGCAGTCTGGAGTTATTAACTCACAGGCACGTAGTTTGCTTCAATTTTGCTGCGACATACAAACAGCACTGAGCAGCAGTTATAGGCAGCAGTTCTTAAATATAGGTCGGAACTACTTTTCGTTGCGGATGTAAACAGCAGATGTCTTGTTAATCAGCTTTGTCCATTGTGTATCAATCGTCTCTGAATCTAATCATCAATTTATGTGATACAACGGCAGTATGATCATAATACATAGGAGACTGCATTCAAGTGCTGAAGGAGGCTTGCGCAAACACTCCCTCCTGAGTACtattacataaacaaacaaacaaacaaacagaattaCAGGTATAAAGCTACTAATATATGAAATTAGACACAAAAAAAGACGATACATGGCTAAGCTTTGGGTTAGTTTTAGGTCACTAATGGAAAAGTATCTGGAACTCACACTGGCCCTTAGCTACTGGTCCCGTAATACCATAAAACCCTTACAGGCTGTGACAGCAGATGCCTTAAAATGGGCTTCTGAGTAGAACTCACCCagacccacaaacacacacgccaTCACTTCCACTGAGCTGCTGAAGCAGCATTACACTcctctgggagagagagagagagagcgcgcgagagagagagcgccagaGTATGTCCATCTCAGTCACACACTTCATTAACTACAGGATGCCAATGGGAGAGGCAGCAGGGcagcagccacacacacaaacacacacacactatattacAATACTGAGATAGATGAAGGGAACTGGACAAGAGTAGAAGggcacacagacagaaagatgaaTATGGCAGACAGCGTGTGGGTGTGGTGGTGCTGAGAGTGATGCATCGAAGCGATAGCAAAAGCACCGTCTGCCCGGGATCCAAATCAAGCTATTTTTGCTGCCTCCTACATGGAAAAAATACAGGTTACTGTCTGCATGGTAAAGTGGGAAAATACCTTCTGCAGACCATGGGATCCAAAATAGCTTGAGATTTTCGAGGACAGTGATTCCCAAACTGTTTACAGCCCTGTACCCCCTCAGACATTACACTCCCTACTGCGCCGCATAATCATAATTATATAGTCTGAATGTATCAGGACGTTTATGAAATGAGGACACAACTTACCGAATGCACTAAATAAGGCTATATTAtaatatgtaatgtaaataataggaAATGTGGTTGTGTATTATAAAAGTACGTATGTGTATGATAAAGAGGGGGGTTTTGCGTCAATATATTGTGCTATATTGTGATACAGCAAGCTAGGcaatatattgtgtattttttttatccatttttacaaaaactgtataaaacatatacacagtaaaaataataaataaaaaaacccacCATCATATGCATTAAAGAAAAGATTACTtttcatccaatcagaacagtggatGTGGACTTTTAAGCACCAAGCCAGCAGCTCAAAGGCACATATGGGAGaatctgtgtatttatttggatttttgtgtttatttattttaggttAAACACTACTTAAAATGGTAGAGGTTAAtatcaataattaaaaaaatcaataaataaataaagttttgtTAATCTTTAAATTATGGATTTTGGAAAGGATCCatatatacatagatagatatactgacagacagaaagacagacagacacatctccatctctatatatatatctatctatacatatctatctatatctatatatacacatatctctctctctctctatctatatctatatctatatctatatctatatatatatatatatatatatatatatatatatattccactGTCCTCCAGCtgagaggctttatacccctctagccgacattttagtgcttttccGTTTGTCGGAGTGTCTCTTGGATGATATGTGAATGTGTGGTATGCGTTAGAATTACCAGTGCAGCAGCGAGGTAACCCATGCCATTGTGTGTAAGCTGGTTGTTCCAGAGCACCAGGGTCACCAAGCCTTTCCTCTGCTCCTTCAGGCCCTCACACACGTATGCCAGCCCTGCACAGGACACTTCTATTTATAACAGTTTTATGATATTTAGAACATTTACCATAAAGCTAATCCATATCTGTGCTTATTCATCATGAtggcacaaaaaaaataaacacaaagaatTCACCACCACACCCTCAGAAACAATACACTGAAACACCAGCCTGATGCTCCGTATTTGGTATAAGAAGCTTCCACTGGTAAATAGTGCACCAATTCATTGTGTAAGCTCTGTAATAAGCTCTAACAAGCAAAATAATGCTAAGCAGGAACTGTGATGATTTTAATTACATAAtgatattgtcgctgtccaatgaaaaacatgcatctccaaaatagcaactttacaggagaaggaagtcATGTATAGGCATGTATGGGAAAATCTgacattgtatttatttaatattgattGTAATAAGTGTTTGTTGACTTTACGTTAAGTACATTTTTTTTCGTTAATTTAAATTCTGATTTActtgtttttaaaagaaaatccaacagttttgaaaaaaaaaatgaagtgtATTTTTATAAGAGAACTGCGTTTCAGGCAGCTCGCCATGTCTGtcatttagttagttagttagttgtgCCCCCGAGGATACAGGTCCCACAGTTTGGTAAACACCACTCTAAGACTCTTTATATAGGAACCTGATACattatcatattttatcatCATAATACACTATATTTCTAAAAGGCTGGCGACTCTGGCTTGCCTACTTGCCAACAACTGCAAGGGTTTCTTCCAAAAATGTTCTTACGTATTTTCTTAACCTTACGACGGCCTCACACCTGTCTTACACTGTAGGAGTTCAATAGGTCCgcctctaaaatgatcagtttaaacATAAATTACAGAACTAATGTCTAATTTAACTGGATTAAAGTGGAGTTTGTTCCTAAAGTGCTGCTCGTGTCTATGCAAGGAAAACTCACTTTTAGCTCCTTTACTGAGGAACACTACATTCTG is a window from the Salminus brasiliensis chromosome 13, fSalBra1.hap2, whole genome shotgun sequence genome containing:
- the ppp1r37 gene encoding protein phosphatase 1 regulatory subunit 37 gives rise to the protein MNSENQALNTKPGVNTTAHVPEEIIPRNSLQLMDGGARKQAGDTETDTDTEALGDGGPVLSRATGNEDNLDKKGKEELFLQKNNGISIAAEAVSRNGGQQKSRSQEEAVSRASQAASVADEGDMDIGVDLSLDESGVLESEPATAHGTTSREESASRCTGANSVTSHADGDKESQMPPEAGGNRMSSDFTSAGFPSPSPAQEEGAGPKHGAKRVTFPSDEEIVSGSVEPKDPWRHAQNVTVEEILNAYRQACQKLNCKPIPKVLKQIQDLTDLTQRNECLDLKGEKLDYKACESLEEIFKRVQFRVVDLEQTNLDEDGASALFDMIEYYESATHLNISFNKHIGTRGWQAAAHMMRKTSSLQYLDARNTPLLDHSAPFVARALRISGSLAVLHLENAGISGRPLMLLATALKMNMNLRELYLADNKLNGLQDSAQLGNLLKFNYNIQILDLRNNHILDSGLAYVCEGLKEQRKGLVTLVLWNNQLTHNGMGYLAAALPCTQSLETLNLGHNVIGNEGVHKLKDGLIANRSVLRLGLASTKLACEGAVAVAEFIAESPRLLRLDLRENEIKTGGLMALSLALKVNTSLLRLDLDREPKKETVKSFIETQRALLAEIQNGCKRNFVLAKEKEESQQQMRQSASMAEIATEEPPPEEEEEDSATPGDQVEGEKLAQEINQDEEDGEKPAKSQEDEGQAPVTQDDSDSDTDDDDEDEDDVEVVNPPVPTLPLKQTPPPASVVTVAVSASQTVLTSSPSPIPSPTPTSSESPAVVSSIMVTEASMPSGAPPSPGRCISVSSPGRGHKIFMVTRVESPPEQQQPLIALAKSLQERAPESKAAAAKPADTKAPSESFSKQKRSSTENSTLESSQAPSEATAAKPSPPEQTPLIEPVSRSQAPQQEDAQALLQAAVQPEQHQRVVATEETAEVLTEKDQQTPSQQTSAPGDMRKPLSEERPENNVPLSRVEHLIDADKKQPITNSELPKKPTDPKTELPAPENSQKEKQTPEPHRENPQTGQPVKSETYTSVPLEQVSSGEEEPSSAPSQPVIEGPPEEQGRIASTGTEDSTDSPDESSTEEAECISAQTVALPNGLKPEFAFHLLEPEAPKAACCVMEHMSVTAELSCGQDLEELLLEASLDTSRDTP